The nucleotide window TCGTGAGCCGGATCTGCTGCGGGCGGCCGTTTGCGAGAAGAACCGTGCTGTGTTGCCGGCGAGCGCGTTAACCGCGCTTGCCGCGGTGCGGGTCGGCGCCGCATACTCGTGTTTCACCCCATCGCCCACACTGGGCATTCCCGCGGTGCACCGATTGGCAGACAACTCCCGCCTGCTCTGCGCGGGTCAGGATGCCAAGACCGGGCAGACATTGTTGCGCACCGTGCTGGCACCGATGTTCGCCAACCGCGCAATGAACGTCCAGTCGTGGTCCGGGTCGAACTTGCTCGGTGGCGGTGACGGGGCCACGCTGGCCGATCCGATCGCTGTCCAGTCCAAGCTCGCGAGCAAGCAGCGGGGCATTCAGGACATGCTGGGCGGTAACGTCACCGCTCCGCTGCACATCGACTACGTGCCAGACCTCGGGGAAACGAAGGTCGCATGGGACTACGTGCATGCCACCGGATTTCTCGGCGGGCAGATCACGCTGCAGACGATTTGGTCCGCACCGGATTCGGCATTGGCGGCGCCCTTGGTTCTCGACGTGGCGCGCCTGCTGGCGATGGCCCGAATTCGCGGTGTGCACGGCATCGTGGGGCAGCTGGGCTTTTTCTTCAAGGAGCCGTGGGCTTCGTCAACGCATTCCCTTGCGGCGCAGTACGAAGCGCTGGTGGCCTGGGCTAGGTCTTTTTCGTCGTCATCGAAGTCGTTCGGCTGACCGTGAAGGTCAAGGCGTACCTCGACCTGATGAGGGCGCCCGCCGCGCTTACCGTGCTCGGCGACAGCATTGTGGGTGCGATCTGGTCGGGACGTCCGCTGACCGGGCGGCGTCTGGCGCTGCCATTGGCGTCGGCGTTGTTGTATTG belongs to Mycobacterium basiliense and includes:
- a CDS encoding inositol-3-phosphate synthase, with translation MDQYATRSQVAGARRCGLWLSGARGSVATTSIVGLYALSAGLVAETGCVTGNSDFAKVPLPKYSDFVVGGRDLTSIPLVKRAESLVEAGLLPHRVVAAVADRLAATDEEIIGPACVATPDPATAGASTQAELIDRLSDAMASFVARHALDVLIVIDVASTQPPVADLPEYREPDLLRAAVCEKNRAVLPASALTALAAVRVGAAYSCFTPSPTLGIPAVHRLADNSRLLCAGQDAKTGQTLLRTVLAPMFANRAMNVQSWSGSNLLGGGDGATLADPIAVQSKLASKQRGIQDMLGGNVTAPLHIDYVPDLGETKVAWDYVHATGFLGGQITLQTIWSAPDSALAAPLVLDVARLLAMARIRGVHGIVGQLGFFFKEPWASSTHSLAAQYEALVAWARSFSSSSKSFG